One window from the genome of Elaeis guineensis isolate ETL-2024a chromosome 5, EG11, whole genome shotgun sequence encodes:
- the LOC105044562 gene encoding rRNA-processing protein fcf2, with protein MPQENSAIGLSWAPKVPPLTNGTKNSSEKLPGQTKDSIWRSDNELVDGLYVPPADPRKLNKLLKKNVKDTAGGSWFDMPAPTITPELKKDLEILKLRSAIDPKRHFKRGEKSKALPKYFQVGTVIEPASEFFSGRLTKKERKATLADELLSDHTFTSYRKRKVQEIEEQRQPGGVDKWKIKGRQTWKRAKQRREKAGH; from the exons ATGCCACAAGAAAATTCGGCAATTGGTCTTTCTTGGGCTCCAAAGGTGCCTCCTTTAACCAATGGGACCAAAAACAGCTCCGAGAAATTGCCTGGCCAAACGAAAGATTCTATTTGGAGATCTGACAACGAACTCGTGGACGGATTGTATGTTCCTCCTGCTGATCCGCGAAAGTTGAATAAATTGCTGAAGAAAAATGTTAAAGATACTGCTGGTGGAAGCTG GTTTGATATGCCTGCTCCTACTATCACTCCGGAGTTAAAGAAAGATCTTGAGATTCTCAAG CTGAGGAGTGCTATCGATCCAAAAAGGCACTTCAAAAGGGGAGAGAAATCCAAGGCCCTCCCAAAGTATTTCCAG GTGGGTACTGTTATTGAGCCTGCATCTGAGTTCTTCTCGGGCAGGCTgacaaagaaagagagaaaggcaaCATTAGCAGATGAACTGCTATCTGATCATACCTTTACATCTTATAG AAAACGTAAGGTCCAAGAAATTGAGGAGCAACGTCAACCTGGTGGTGTTGATAAGTGGAAGATTAAGGGTCGACAGACATGGAAACGAGCCAAGCAAAGAAGGGAAAAGGCTGGTCATTGA